From Psychrobacillus sp. FSL K6-2836, a single genomic window includes:
- a CDS encoding PstS family phosphate ABC transporter substrate-binding protein, with protein sequence MKVESKIAGVILSIFALIGIVFFVFIGLFFVLIMGKIDYIALLITCGVVLYILFVFNIFHFFQTKQRKIIFGSIAGAAILISAIAPLKDVYTQLIPTVDAEVDIGQYEPFSKFGNVTTLNEKATLHLTDDLPKLDGATALYPLYAAIVEATYPEKSYPFYDSEVMVSTTPYAYENLFSGKVDMIFAAAPSVSQKKTAEQKGLKLKMTPIGREAFVFFVNQKNPIDNLTVDQITDVYMGKVTNWEQLGGKDDSIRAFQRPEDSGSQSALQSLMKGMPLMKPPSEDIVTGMGGIINEVSQYRNYKNAIGFTFRFYSTEMVGNDQIKLLDINGVAPTKENIQADIYPITSELYIVTAGTDNPNVEPLIEWILSEQGQALVEKVGYVPIK encoded by the coding sequence ATGAAAGTAGAGTCGAAAATTGCGGGAGTAATACTTTCTATTTTTGCCTTAATTGGAATAGTGTTCTTTGTATTCATTGGTTTGTTTTTCGTACTTATAATGGGCAAAATAGATTATATTGCACTACTTATAACTTGTGGAGTCGTGCTATATATATTGTTTGTGTTTAATATATTTCATTTTTTTCAAACGAAGCAGCGGAAAATTATTTTTGGAAGTATCGCAGGAGCTGCAATACTAATCAGTGCGATTGCCCCATTAAAAGATGTGTATACTCAATTAATACCAACAGTAGATGCTGAAGTGGATATAGGACAGTATGAACCCTTTTCAAAATTTGGAAATGTCACCACGTTAAACGAGAAAGCTACGCTTCATCTCACAGATGACTTACCAAAATTGGATGGTGCAACTGCGCTTTATCCGTTATACGCAGCAATTGTAGAAGCAACATATCCAGAAAAATCGTATCCATTTTACGACAGTGAAGTAATGGTAAGTACTACACCATATGCATATGAGAATCTCTTTAGTGGAAAGGTTGATATGATTTTCGCTGCTGCTCCTTCGGTATCCCAAAAGAAAACCGCAGAGCAAAAAGGATTAAAGCTTAAAATGACACCTATTGGTCGAGAAGCATTTGTCTTTTTCGTCAATCAAAAAAATCCAATTGATAATCTTACAGTAGATCAAATTACGGATGTATATATGGGGAAAGTGACCAATTGGGAGCAGCTTGGGGGCAAAGATGATTCAATTCGTGCTTTCCAACGACCGGAAGACAGTGGGTCCCAATCTGCGCTTCAATCACTTATGAAGGGAATGCCACTTATGAAGCCACCTTCAGAGGATATCGTTACAGGAATGGGAGGAATTATAAATGAGGTATCTCAATATAGAAATTATAAAAATGCAATTGGTTTTACATTCCGCTTTTATTCCACAGAAATGGTCGGCAATGATCAGATCAAGTTATTAGATATAAATGGAGTAGCACCGACGAAAGAAAATATTCAAGCAGATATCTATCCTATAACATCTGAATTGTATATTGTGACCGCTGGAACGGACAATCCAAACGTGGAACCATTAATCGAGTGGATATTATCGGAACAAGGGCAGGCACTTGTGGAAAAAGTAGGCTATGTACCAATAAAGTGA
- a CDS encoding small multi-drug export protein encodes MVDYFLVFLGAAIPWLELALVIPLGIISGMNPVAVIIVGFVGNMVTVLALIIGYDKFKLWLAKRNEGKEKKVSKRSERAKELWNKYGLPGMLLLGPILIGTHIAAFIGMTLGASKVKTMLWSTISIGAWAIIFGVATSLGFNLFVRE; translated from the coding sequence ATCGTGGATTATTTCTTAGTATTTTTGGGAGCAGCCATTCCTTGGCTCGAATTAGCACTAGTCATTCCACTTGGGATTATTTCAGGGATGAATCCTGTAGCAGTGATCATCGTCGGTTTTGTAGGAAATATGGTGACGGTGCTTGCCCTTATTATCGGCTACGACAAATTTAAACTATGGCTTGCCAAACGAAATGAAGGAAAAGAGAAAAAAGTATCGAAGAGAAGTGAGCGTGCAAAAGAGCTTTGGAACAAATACGGTCTACCTGGTATGTTATTACTTGGACCCATTCTAATCGGTACTCATATTGCTGCATTTATAGGAATGACGCTTGGTGCATCTAAAGTAAAAACCATGTTATGGTCGACAATTAGTATTGGTGCTTGGGCTATTATATTTGGTGTAGCAACTTCCCTTGGATTTAACTTATTTGTACGTGAGTAG
- a CDS encoding DUF3021 domain-containing protein: MKTFLFRSMIGIFFGAFIAVLLTNSVVLFSEKDTLDGALFLKNSLGSVFCGWFFTVSPLYFENKKLLLWQQTILHFVTVVVLYFLLAFGIGWVPFNLSSFLLAMGLFLVVYLAFWICFYVYFKQQVKKLNDELELL, translated from the coding sequence ATGAAAACCTTCCTATTTAGAAGTATGATTGGGATTTTCTTTGGAGCTTTTATCGCAGTTTTATTGACCAATTCGGTTGTCTTATTTAGTGAGAAAGATACGCTAGATGGGGCACTATTTCTAAAAAATTCGCTAGGATCTGTCTTTTGTGGATGGTTCTTTACTGTAAGTCCTTTATATTTCGAAAATAAAAAGCTCCTATTATGGCAGCAAACAATTCTCCATTTTGTGACGGTTGTTGTACTCTACTTTTTACTTGCCTTTGGGATAGGCTGGGTGCCTTTTAACCTTTCTAGTTTTTTACTAGCGATGGGATTATTCCTAGTAGTCTATTTGGCTTTTTGGATTTGCTTCTATGTATATTTTAAACAGCAAGTAAAAAAATTGAACGATGAGCTAGAGCTGTTATAA
- a CDS encoding LytTR family DNA-binding domain-containing protein, with amino-acid sequence MKVLLDIDRDYKETKVVIETPILDDSVQEVLDFIKGRETEFLVGKVDEMQHILKPQDIHFFHTENDSVLAVNANGSYKLKEKLYELEDILPSNKFIRLSKSVIANLHELSRFEASFNGTLCVYFKSGVKEYVSRTYVSAIKEALKMNRRKNG; translated from the coding sequence TTGAAGGTTTTACTAGATATTGATCGTGATTATAAAGAAACAAAGGTAGTTATAGAGACTCCTATATTAGATGATTCTGTGCAAGAGGTGCTGGACTTTATAAAGGGGAGAGAAACAGAATTTTTAGTCGGAAAAGTGGATGAGATGCAACATATACTAAAGCCTCAAGATATCCACTTTTTTCATACCGAAAATGATTCTGTTTTAGCGGTCAACGCAAACGGTTCCTATAAATTGAAGGAAAAACTATATGAGCTTGAGGATATTCTGCCCTCCAACAAGTTTATACGACTTTCTAAATCAGTCATTGCCAATTTACATGAATTAAGTAGGTTTGAGGCCTCCTTCAACGGAACATTATGTGTGTATTTTAAATCGGGTGTAAAAGAATATGTATCCCGTACTTATGTTAGCGCCATTAAAGAGGCGTTGAAAATGAACAGGAGGAAAAACGGATGA
- a CDS encoding ABC transporter permease: MLLTQLKYDLLMFSRELFYLVFTIVVPPVTYLFMGQLFGEQTYAGNLNYAETYTPSFILVITFTVVFFAFGFDQVMQRTTGVEKRISISPVSKNMLLLSSIIRAIIMTSFGFVLISVIGFLMYDLQLRIWSVLLSYGFFILLNTVMLILASAIYSFFQRMNSALVFSIVIFQVVIFTGGLAMPIQLMPNFIQLIADFNPLYHMNNLFITIWNGQFSLDSQSLLSVGYLAVLVMVALICLRIQNKRKIG; the protein is encoded by the coding sequence ATGCTATTGACACAATTGAAATATGACTTACTGATGTTTTCAAGGGAATTATTTTACTTAGTATTCACAATCGTCGTTCCACCAGTTACGTATTTATTCATGGGGCAATTATTTGGAGAACAAACGTATGCAGGTAATTTAAATTATGCCGAAACATATACACCATCCTTTATATTGGTTATTACGTTTACGGTTGTGTTTTTCGCCTTTGGGTTTGATCAAGTAATGCAGCGCACAACAGGGGTAGAGAAACGAATTAGCATTTCTCCTGTTTCTAAAAATATGCTGCTCCTTTCTAGTATTATTCGCGCCATTATTATGACTAGCTTTGGATTTGTGCTCATTTCTGTTATCGGCTTTCTTATGTATGATTTACAACTTAGAATTTGGAGTGTCCTGTTGTCATACGGTTTTTTCATCCTGTTGAATACGGTTATGCTCATACTTGCTTCAGCTATTTACTCTTTTTTTCAACGTATGAACAGTGCATTGGTGTTTTCTATAGTTATTTTTCAGGTCGTTATTTTCACTGGCGGCTTAGCTATGCCTATACAACTAATGCCAAACTTTATACAGCTAATCGCAGACTTTAATCCTCTGTACCATATGAACAACCTTTTCATCACAATTTGGAACGGACAGTTTTCGTTGGACTCACAGTCACTTCTCTCTGTTGGATACTTAGCTGTACTTGTAATGGTAGCGTTGATTTGCCTACGTATTCAAAATAAACGAAAAATAGGATAG
- a CDS encoding ABC transporter ATP-binding protein: protein MNIVEVHNLEKAYGSNQVLKGVNFQARAGEIIGVIGKNGAGKSTFLEILMTIKEYDQGHVVLFQKDIQKNNLDGIRKQISVVLQPTQFYKTLKVEELLKLFKAYYQSNVEIHQIITDFQLEPHRKKYFDKLSGGWKQIVSLAIAFLSNPKLLILDEPTTGLDPHMRNMLWTYITDYNTRTGGTVILTTHNMEEIEMYCDKVMLINNGINEVFDTTAGILASGFPSVHEFYLQKVTI, encoded by the coding sequence ATGAATATAGTGGAAGTGCATAATTTGGAAAAGGCTTATGGCTCGAATCAGGTTTTAAAAGGGGTGAACTTTCAAGCACGGGCTGGAGAAATAATCGGAGTGATTGGAAAGAATGGAGCGGGGAAATCTACATTTTTGGAAATTTTAATGACTATCAAAGAATATGATCAAGGTCATGTAGTTTTATTTCAAAAAGATATTCAAAAAAATAATTTAGACGGAATTCGAAAACAAATCTCGGTCGTTCTACAGCCCACTCAATTTTATAAAACGCTAAAAGTAGAAGAGCTTTTGAAATTGTTCAAAGCCTATTATCAATCCAATGTAGAGATTCATCAGATTATAACAGACTTCCAATTAGAACCACATCGAAAGAAATATTTTGACAAGCTATCAGGAGGATGGAAGCAAATTGTAAGTTTAGCGATTGCCTTTTTATCTAATCCAAAGTTGCTGATTTTGGATGAACCAACTACTGGGTTAGATCCACATATGCGTAATATGCTCTGGACGTATATAACGGACTACAACACTCGAACTGGTGGAACAGTCATTTTGACAACTCATAATATGGAAGAAATTGAAATGTATTGCGACAAAGTCATGCTTATCAATAATGGTATTAACGAAGTATTTGACACGACCGCTGGAATTCTTGCTTCTGGCTTCCCGTCTGTCCATGAGTTTTATCTTCAGAAAGTAACGATATAG
- a CDS encoding AEC family transporter: MVYLSMVFFQVVGPILIMLVIGAILQLKFRFNLKALSNLITYCLMPAAVFINIYETQVDVKVLTSIIVYLLIFSICLMMISWLFSKLLKLNRNQAAIFNNSIVLINSGNYGIPVSQMLFVANPLGTSIQIIIVIFQNIITYTYGLYNLISSTKTGLDILRSLLRLPIVHALIIGAIMNFWNIGLPITFRIPIEYLANAFISIALIVLGAQLAQLELKTIFNKVIFTSTVGRLIIGPTLAFGLILLMGFDGVVAQSLFIASAFPTSRNSSTLALEYDVEANLAAQIVLFSTIMSCITVTIVIYISTILWG, from the coding sequence GTGGTTTATTTAAGTATGGTATTTTTTCAAGTTGTTGGACCGATTCTAATAATGCTTGTGATTGGAGCAATCCTACAACTCAAGTTCCGTTTTAACTTAAAAGCGTTATCTAATCTAATCACATACTGCTTAATGCCGGCAGCGGTATTTATTAATATTTATGAGACCCAAGTAGATGTGAAAGTCCTAACTAGTATTATCGTTTATTTACTTATTTTTAGTATTTGCCTTATGATGATTAGTTGGTTATTTAGTAAATTATTAAAGCTTAATAGAAACCAAGCAGCAATCTTTAATAATAGTATTGTTTTGATAAACTCCGGAAATTACGGGATCCCAGTTAGTCAAATGCTGTTTGTGGCAAATCCACTTGGTACATCGATTCAAATAATCATCGTTATATTCCAAAATATTATTACCTATACATATGGTTTATATAATTTAATCTCCTCAACTAAAACTGGTTTGGACATACTTCGCAGCTTACTACGTCTGCCGATTGTTCATGCCTTAATCATTGGTGCAATAATGAACTTTTGGAATATTGGGCTTCCTATTACATTTAGAATTCCGATTGAATACTTAGCGAATGCTTTTATATCAATAGCACTTATTGTATTAGGTGCTCAGCTGGCGCAGTTAGAGTTAAAAACAATATTTAACAAGGTCATTTTCACTAGCACTGTTGGTCGATTAATAATTGGACCTACATTAGCTTTTGGATTAATCCTACTAATGGGTTTTGACGGGGTAGTAGCTCAGTCATTGTTTATCGCAAGTGCATTTCCAACATCCCGCAATAGCTCTACACTAGCGCTAGAGTACGATGTAGAGGCAAACTTGGCAGCGCAAATTGTATTGTTTTCTACAATTATGAGCTGTATAACGGTAACTATTGTGATTTATATTTCAACTATTTTATGGGGATAG
- a CDS encoding sensor histidine kinase — protein sequence MKKRSLQSRIFLFGAVFVSLVAIVIGISFYFIISHAVEQQVGERALSIAKTTAERPDILAGFQTENPSEILQPIASVIQERTGAEYVVIGNEDGIRYAHPIEERIGQKMVGDDNEQALIYGESYVSEATGTLGKALRGKAPVIDENGQIIGIISVGFLKDNIASIFAMYINNIVYIVLIAILLGIIGSSILARNIKKELFDLEPSEIANLFTERNALIESVREAIITVDANGIIRMVNNAAYEILSLPTRTELIGRSIREVIPNTSLLQVMESGEGQLDRPMEIRGKKAIVNRIPIRVGDKIVGAVSSFRLQSDFDRLAEELSQVKQYTEALRAQTHEYNNSLYTISGLIQLQSYDEALDMIHIETAEHQSLIQFMTKRLQDPFLGGIVIGFFNRAKELKIRFILDEDSNLDRLPKHLQKNLLVSIIGNLVTNAFEAIESFPEEQRIVRILIVETDEEILIEVEDSGKGIADNLFEKLLLEKVSTKSEDDRGYGLMKVNENVNDLGGVIALETGDLGGALFIVSIPKGGYLYDKGNRNINHRR from the coding sequence ATGAAAAAGAGGTCGTTACAATCACGTATTTTTTTATTTGGTGCAGTATTTGTATCGCTTGTTGCAATTGTTATCGGGATTTCCTTTTACTTTATCATTTCACATGCGGTGGAGCAGCAGGTGGGCGAACGGGCACTTAGTATTGCGAAAACAACTGCAGAGCGTCCCGATATTTTGGCGGGATTTCAAACAGAAAATCCATCAGAAATACTTCAGCCGATAGCCTCTGTCATTCAGGAGAGAACAGGTGCAGAGTATGTAGTAATCGGAAATGAAGACGGGATTCGCTATGCACATCCAATAGAAGAAAGAATAGGTCAAAAAATGGTAGGTGATGATAACGAACAAGCACTTATTTATGGTGAATCATATGTTTCCGAAGCGACCGGTACTTTAGGAAAAGCTTTACGAGGAAAGGCACCTGTTATTGACGAAAACGGACAAATTATTGGGATCATTTCGGTCGGTTTTTTAAAGGATAATATTGCTTCAATCTTTGCCATGTACATAAATAACATTGTTTATATCGTACTAATTGCTATTTTACTAGGTATTATCGGGTCGAGTATATTGGCACGCAATATTAAAAAAGAATTGTTTGACTTGGAGCCGTCGGAGATAGCGAATCTTTTTACCGAGCGGAATGCATTGATAGAGTCCGTCCGGGAAGCAATTATAACAGTAGATGCTAATGGGATTATTAGAATGGTAAATAATGCGGCATATGAGATATTATCACTACCTACCCGTACTGAGTTAATTGGTCGCAGCATAAGGGAAGTTATTCCGAATACAAGCCTGCTGCAGGTAATGGAATCGGGAGAGGGTCAGTTAGACCGTCCTATGGAGATACGAGGTAAAAAAGCGATAGTCAACCGAATTCCAATACGAGTAGGAGATAAAATTGTCGGAGCAGTGTCTAGCTTTCGCTTACAGTCAGATTTTGATCGCTTGGCAGAGGAATTGTCGCAAGTGAAGCAATATACAGAGGCGCTGCGTGCTCAAACACATGAATATAACAACTCATTATATACGATTTCAGGGCTTATCCAATTGCAGTCATACGATGAGGCACTAGATATGATTCATATAGAAACTGCGGAGCATCAATCACTTATACAATTTATGACGAAACGCTTGCAGGATCCTTTTCTTGGAGGAATTGTAATTGGTTTTTTCAATCGTGCAAAGGAATTGAAGATACGGTTTATTTTAGATGAAGATAGCAATTTAGATAGATTACCAAAACATCTTCAAAAAAATTTATTGGTTTCGATAATAGGAAACTTAGTAACGAATGCATTTGAAGCAATTGAAAGCTTTCCGGAGGAGCAGCGAATTGTTCGCATATTAATAGTGGAGACAGACGAAGAAATACTAATAGAAGTGGAAGACTCTGGTAAGGGAATTGCAGATAATTTGTTCGAAAAATTGTTATTGGAGAAAGTTTCGACTAAAAGCGAAGATGATCGAGGATATGGATTGATGAAGGTTAACGAAAATGTAAATGATTTAGGAGGAGTTATTGCATTAGAAACAGGTGATTTGGGTGGAGCGTTGTTTATCGTTTCGATACCAAAAGGGGGGTACTTATATGACAAAGGAAATCGAAATATTAATCATAGAAGATGA
- a CDS encoding response regulator codes for MTKEIEILIIEDDKRISDIHRRFIERLDGFQVIGTANTAEEAKDWILSYKPDLILLDVYLPDALGTDLLAIIQSHSPETDIIFITAAAESEIVKKAFRSGVADYILKPLTFEKFKESLLGYKSKREILAAEGSVEENLIKSLWNNTMSSPIFSDITPPKGIDPLTKEKVVDYIKKIENGITAESLGGAVGVSRSTARRYLEYLASEKIVYAELIYGTVGRPERRYFIISS; via the coding sequence ATGACAAAGGAAATCGAAATATTAATCATAGAAGATGATAAAAGAATTTCGGATATACACCGACGATTTATAGAAAGGTTGGATGGTTTTCAAGTAATTGGCACAGCGAACACGGCAGAAGAAGCAAAGGATTGGATTCTATCCTACAAACCAGATTTAATACTTTTGGATGTTTATTTACCAGATGCGCTTGGTACAGATTTATTAGCAATCATTCAATCACATAGTCCAGAGACAGATATTATCTTTATAACAGCAGCTGCAGAATCAGAAATTGTAAAAAAAGCATTTCGAAGTGGGGTTGCAGACTATATTTTAAAGCCGTTAACTTTTGAAAAGTTTAAGGAAAGTCTCCTCGGATATAAATCTAAAAGGGAAATATTAGCGGCAGAGGGAAGTGTCGAGGAAAATTTGATCAAGTCCTTATGGAATAACACGATGTCTTCCCCGATATTTTCAGACATAACACCTCCTAAAGGAATAGATCCATTAACAAAGGAAAAGGTAGTAGACTATATAAAAAAAATAGAAAATGGAATCACCGCTGAATCTCTTGGAGGAGCAGTGGGGGTAAGTCGCTCTACGGCGAGACGCTACTTAGAATATCTAGCATCTGAAAAAATTGTTTATGCGGAATTAATATATGGAACCGTTGGCAGACCGGAACGGAGATATTTCATCATATCATCGTGA
- a CDS encoding tripartite tricarboxylate transporter substrate binding protein yields MKMWKKITSVAFAATLALGLAACSSSDSDGASSGSSDYPKNNITIVAPSGAGGGWDLTARSVAKIMNDTKLVDKAITVENKPGGGGAVYMAEFATKEVKNDYMLMVKSPPILINNNKAEGNSPYGYKDTTPLAQLTRDYGAIVVKNDSDFQSLEDVLNAIKKDPTSVTLAGGSAPGSMDHLVGVLPAFEAGIDPKSVKYVSYDGGGEAIAALLGNNADVIATDASTIATYVKSGDVRVLAVSSADRLEGELAEVPTFKESGIDAEFTIWRGIFGPKEMSDDAKEYWNEKIAKMVETDEWKAELEKNGWASEYRNGEEFTTYLEDQDKVIVELLTALGMQK; encoded by the coding sequence ATGAAAATGTGGAAGAAAATCACATCGGTTGCTTTTGCGGCAACTTTGGCATTAGGGTTAGCTGCTTGTTCATCAAGTGATAGTGATGGTGCATCGTCTGGTAGTTCAGATTATCCAAAAAACAATATTACAATTGTTGCTCCTTCGGGTGCTGGTGGAGGATGGGATTTAACAGCCCGCTCAGTTGCCAAAATTATGAATGATACAAAGCTAGTGGACAAAGCTATTACCGTAGAAAACAAACCAGGTGGCGGTGGAGCAGTATATATGGCGGAATTTGCTACAAAAGAAGTAAAGAACGACTATATGCTAATGGTGAAATCTCCACCTATACTGATAAACAACAATAAGGCTGAAGGAAACAGTCCTTATGGTTATAAGGATACAACACCGCTTGCACAGCTAACTCGTGACTACGGAGCAATTGTAGTTAAAAATGATTCAGATTTCCAATCGTTAGAAGATGTACTTAATGCTATTAAAAAGGATCCAACTTCCGTTACATTAGCAGGTGGATCTGCTCCGGGTTCAATGGATCACTTAGTAGGGGTTTTGCCAGCATTTGAAGCTGGAATTGATCCAAAATCTGTAAAATACGTTTCATATGACGGCGGTGGCGAAGCGATAGCCGCGCTTTTGGGTAATAATGCGGATGTGATTGCAACAGATGCTTCTACAATTGCAACGTATGTAAAATCAGGAGATGTACGTGTATTAGCAGTTAGTTCAGCTGATCGTTTAGAAGGAGAGCTTGCTGAAGTACCAACTTTTAAAGAATCAGGCATCGATGCAGAGTTTACAATATGGCGTGGTATTTTCGGACCGAAAGAAATGTCCGATGATGCGAAAGAATATTGGAATGAAAAAATCGCTAAAATGGTTGAAACGGACGAATGGAAAGCAGAGCTTGAGAAAAACGGTTGGGCAAGCGAATACCGTAATGGAGAAGAATTTACTACTTATTTAGAAGATCAAGATAAAGTAATCGTCGAGTTATTAACAGCGCTTGGAATGCAGAAATAA
- a CDS encoding tripartite tricarboxylate transporter TctB family protein encodes MNKKFDTVAGIAFLLIGILFLVESQKISDSAYGSTVGPKIFPMGLGIILSALSIRLLYETFKIKTEGTVKESLQYKKFIIIFVSAIAYAFLLEKIGYVVSTFLFLLIAFQTVERGKIIYSIIISTIFSVGVYIMFSELLGGSLPGFPLF; translated from the coding sequence TTGAATAAGAAATTTGATACAGTTGCTGGAATTGCATTTTTACTAATCGGTATACTTTTTTTGGTGGAAAGCCAAAAAATTTCAGATAGTGCATATGGTTCGACGGTTGGGCCAAAGATTTTCCCAATGGGTCTTGGAATTATTTTGTCTGCATTAAGTATTCGCTTATTATATGAAACATTTAAAATTAAAACAGAAGGTACAGTGAAGGAAAGTTTACAGTATAAGAAGTTTATTATTATTTTTGTAAGTGCTATTGCGTATGCATTTTTGTTAGAGAAAATAGGATATGTCGTTTCTACGTTCCTATTCCTACTAATTGCGTTCCAAACAGTAGAACGAGGTAAAATAATATATTCCATCATTATTTCTACTATTTTCTCTGTCGGTGTCTATATTATGTTTTCGGAGCTTCTGGGAGGATCATTACCAGGGTTTCCACTGTTTTAG
- a CDS encoding tripartite tricarboxylate transporter permease translates to MDTLHFLADGFAVAFQWHNILFALVGVIIGTAVGVLPGIGPMSGVALLIPVTATMTSGMPTGAAAASSIILLAGVYYGAMYGGSTTSILLNTPGESSSVVTTLDGYQMAQQGRAGAALAISAIGSFVAGIISLIGLILLAEPLSNVAIKFGPAEYFSLMLLGLAAVSGLAGKSMTKALMMTVFGLMLGTIGIDAVSGIARFTYDQPILFSGLEFLTIAVGLFALGEVVKTILEKDEETGSIAKINRILPTKQDMKDSTVPIVRGSLLGFFIGVLPGAGATLASFFSYTTEKKFSKNPEMFGKGHIAGVAGPESANNAASGGAMIPLLTLGIPGSGTTAILMGALIMYNIQPGPLLFDEHPEVAWGLIASMLIGNLMLLVLNMPLVRVFAKVIETPKKYLLPMIIAISFFGVYAVQYTTFDLYLLLGCGLLGYLLSKNDYPVAPLVLALVLGPMIENNMRRALTISNGDFSIFVTKPLSLIFIVAATAWLLVPLLLKLKGRKIVINEEG, encoded by the coding sequence ATGGATACATTACATTTTTTAGCGGATGGCTTTGCGGTTGCGTTTCAGTGGCATAATATTCTGTTCGCATTAGTCGGAGTTATTATAGGTACAGCAGTCGGTGTGTTACCAGGAATCGGTCCAATGAGTGGTGTTGCACTACTAATTCCTGTAACAGCAACAATGACTTCTGGAATGCCAACGGGAGCAGCAGCGGCTAGCTCCATTATTTTACTAGCAGGAGTATATTACGGAGCCATGTACGGTGGGTCAACTACTTCTATTTTACTGAACACACCAGGAGAATCATCTTCGGTCGTGACGACTTTAGACGGATATCAGATGGCTCAGCAGGGGAGAGCGGGAGCGGCACTTGCTATTTCAGCTATCGGGTCATTTGTGGCGGGTATCATTTCCCTTATCGGATTAATACTTCTAGCGGAGCCGCTTTCCAATGTTGCGATAAAGTTTGGACCAGCGGAGTATTTCTCTCTTATGCTATTAGGACTCGCTGCTGTTAGTGGTCTAGCGGGAAAATCGATGACAAAAGCATTAATGATGACGGTTTTCGGACTAATGCTTGGGACGATCGGAATAGATGCAGTTTCAGGAATTGCACGATTTACATATGATCAGCCGATTTTATTTTCGGGTTTGGAATTTTTAACAATTGCAGTTGGATTATTTGCACTTGGTGAGGTTGTAAAAACGATTTTAGAAAAAGACGAAGAAACAGGAAGTATAGCGAAGATCAACCGAATATTACCGACGAAACAGGATATGAAAGACAGTACAGTACCAATCGTACGTGGATCGTTACTTGGTTTCTTCATAGGAGTTTTACCAGGAGCAGGAGCAACATTGGCGTCGTTTTTCTCTTATACTACAGAGAAAAAGTTTAGTAAGAACCCAGAGATGTTTGGGAAAGGTCATATTGCTGGGGTAGCAGGTCCAGAATCCGCGAATAATGCCGCTTCTGGTGGTGCAATGATTCCGTTACTTACTCTAGGAATACCAGGTTCAGGAACGACAGCGATATTGATGGGTGCACTGATCATGTACAACATCCAGCCAGGCCCATTATTATTTGATGAGCATCCTGAGGTTGCATGGGGACTTATCGCAAGTATGTTAATCGGGAATTTAATGTTGCTAGTGTTGAATATGCCACTAGTTCGGGTTTTTGCAAAAGTTATTGAAACACCGAAAAAGTATTTATTGCCAATGATTATAGCCATATCCTTTTTCGGAGTATATGCGGTACAGTATACAACGTTTGACCTTTATTTACTGCTAGGGTGTGGGTTGTTAGGTTATTTACTTTCAAAAAATGACTACCCAGTGGCACCTTTAGTACTTGCGCTTGTATTAGGTCCAATGATTGAAAACAATATGCGTCGTGCGTTAACGATTTCTAACGGAGACTTTAGTATATTTGTGACAAAGCCACTATCGCTAATATTTATCGTTGCTGCAACGGCTTGGTTGTTAGTCCCACTATTGTTAAAGCTTAAAGGGCGGAAAATTGTTATCAATGAAGAAGGTTAA